The window CCTTGGGTTCCCCTGCGTTTACAATTAGTTTATGCCACTGGACTATTAGAATTTGCGGTTGGCATTGCACTTTTTACTACAAAGTACCGTGAGCTGGCAGCAAAACTCGCAATTGTTATTTTTATTGTGTTTTTTCCGGCAAATATTTATGCAGCCTTCAACAGCATTGGTTTAGGTGGCCACCAATGGGGACCAATTTATTTACTTATTCGTGCGCCATTACAAATTATCCTCATTGCGTGGGCTTACTTTTTATGTGTTAAAACACACAGTTCAGTAACTATGCATGCAAGTGCAAATAGCTATTTAGAAAAATAACAATTTCACTATTATGCAAAAGGCGTACAACCTATTTGTACGCCTTTTGTGTCTGAGCAATGTTTATCTAAATAACAAGAGCTGAGATTAAAGCGGGTCGATTTTATAAACAAACACACCGATTATCGAAAACACAGCACGCTGAAATATTAAAACTAGTTGATTAAAAAGTTGATAATATTTACATCGTTAGATCAACAACTACTCGACCTTGCACCTTACCCGCTAATAAATCATTTGATACTTCGACTACTTGTGACAGTGAAATGGTCGTTACGATATCTTTTAACATGGTGTCATCAATCAACTGCGCCAGTTTTTGCCAAGCAGCTTCACGATCTGGAATTGGCCGCATCACACTATCAATACCAAGCAAGTTCACACCACGTAAAATAAATGGCGCAACAGTTGCCGGAAAATCCATACCCTGTGCCAGTCCACATGCCGCGACTGACCCACCATACTCCATTTGAGCACATACATTTGCTAACGTATGACTACCTACCGAATCAATGGCACCCGCCCACAACGATTTCCCTAATGGGCGACCAGGCTCAGACAAAGTATTACGGTCGATAACATCCTTTGCACCCAACTTAATTAGGTATTCAGCCTCTGACACGCGCCCAGTTGAAGCAACCACGTGATAGCCCAATTTTGCTAACAATGAAATGGCAAAGCTGCCCACCCCGCCATTCGCGCCAGTTACTAAGATTTTACCAGAATCTGGAGTAATCCCTTGTTTTTCAAGCGCAATAATACATAACATCGCCGTATATCCAGCTGTGCCAATTGCCATCGCTTGAAAGGGTGTGATTTGTGGCGGCAAATGAATTAACCAATCACTTTTAACGCAGGCTCTTTGAGCAAGACCACCATGATATTGCTCGCCAACACCAAAGCCATTTAGCAATACCTTATCGCCCGTTTTAAACTTTTCACTGTCACTTTCGACCACAGTTCCCACTAAATCAATGCCTGGGATCAAAGGAAACTGCCTTACAACCGGGCCTTTACCTGTAATAGCAAGCGCATCTTTGTAATTTAACGTGCTGTAGGCAACATCAACGACGACGTCACCACCTTGTAAAAAGCTCGGTTCAAGTTCTTGTAAGGCTGCACGATAACCTTGTTCATCTTTTTCAATTAGCACTGCTTTCATCGGTATTACCTCCAAATATAGACTGATCGTCTATTAAATTATAAAAAATTTTATTTCAGCAACATTAAAAAGTGATTTAAATAACTATCAAGTGGTTTGGTCGACTGCGCTAATTTAGCCCGACTCACAGCGCCTTCCCAACCAACCCAGAAAAATTCAGCTAAGGCATGTGGATCTTTGCTTTTATCGCAAAGCCCTTGCCGTTGCGCCTCTTTTAAACACACCGCCAGCTTATCTTGCCATTCGGTAAAAATAGCCAGCAGTAAAGCTCGAAACGTTTCAGGTAACAGATCGACTTCTTGGCCTAAGTTACCTACGAGGCAGCCACGCGTAAATTGATGCTTAACCATACCTTGTTTAGATAACGCGACAAACTGAGTAATTCGCGTTACTGGGTCAACCGAATGTTCAAGTAAACAGCCATCTAATCGCTTAGCAAAAAACCGAGCGTAATTGTCAATTACTGCCTTACCAAACGCCTCTTTACTGTCAAAATAATAATAAAAAGAACCTTTCGGTGTGCCTGTTTTTTTCAGGATCATATCAATGCCTGACGCCACAAAGCCAAACTCTGTAAAGTGCGCCAAACCACTTTGAATTAATTCAGCTCGTGTGTCGAGGTGAGCTCGCTCACTTTTCTTCGGCCGTCCTCGCTTGCGAGGTTGTGATGTTTTCTCTGTCATAAATCGATTATAGACCGACCGTCTAAAAAATAACAAGCATGTATTCGTGAAGTTATAAATATTAAAAATATACTCTTTAACAAAACCTTCTGAAAATTCATTTATAAAATAACCGCAGAATTGACATTAATGGCATTCAATTAAATTTTTTATACACAAAAAAAGGCGTGCAACTTATTTGTACGCCTATATTCTTTGGATTATTTAGGGAATGTTACTTAAGCTTGTACTTCTGCACGCACAATGGCTGCACCTTGGGCAAGGGCGTTCAGTTTTGCTCGTGCAACCTCACGCGATAACGGCGCTAAGCCGCAGTTAGTTGATGGATACAGCTTATCTGCATCCACGTATTTCAGCGCTTCGCGCAAGGTATCAGCGACTTCTTCTGGCGTTTCAATATCATCGGTTGCTACATCAATAGCCCCTACCATTACCTTTTTGCCACGAATAAGTGCAAGTAACTCAATTGGCACACGCGAGTTATGGCATTCAAGAGAAATGATATCAATATTCGATTGCTGTAATTTAGGAAATACTTCTTCGTATTGACGCCATTCTGAGCCTAAGGTTTTCTTCCAATCTGTATTTGCTTTAATGCCGTAACCGTAGCAAATATGCACTGCCGTTTCGCACTTTAAACCCTCAATCGCGCGCTCTAAACACGCAATACCCCAGTCATTTACTTCATCAAAAAACACGTTAAACGCTGGCTCGTCAAACTGAATAATATTAACACCCGCAGCTTCGAGCTCTTTTGCTTCTTGGTTAAGAATTTTGGCAAATTCCCACGCAAGTTTTTCACGGCTTTTATAATGATCGTCATACAAGGTATCAATCATTGTCATTGGGCCAGGCAACGCCCACTTAATTGGTTTGTCGGTTTGCGCGCGTAAAAATTTTGCATCTTCAACAAACACTGGAGCTTTTCGTGCCACAGGGCCGACCACCGTTGGTACGCTTGCATCATAACGATTACGAATGCGCACGGTTTTGCGATTTTCAAAATCAACACCATCAAGGTGTTCAATAAAGGTAGTTACAAAGTGCTGACGGGTTTGCTCACCATCGCTGACGATATCTACGCCAGCTTGTTGCTGTTCATGAAGTGATACTTTTAGTGCATCGTGTTTGCCATCAATAAGTGCGTCGCCGCTTAATTTCCATGGTGACCAAAGCACTTCTGGCTCTGCAAGCCAGCTTGGTTTTGGCAAGCTGCCCGCGGTCGATGTCGGTAATAATGTTTTCATAGTTAATGCTAATTCCGTTTTTTAAGCAGCAAAGTTTGCCGACCACTTTTCAAGTAGCGATTGATAAGGTTCAATAAAGTGCGTTTGTGCAAATTTACCTTGTTTAATTGCCAGTTGGCTGCGCTCTTCACGGTCGTAAACAATTTGCGTTAACGAGTGATCTTGATTCTTTAAGCTCGGTTGATAACAACTGCCTGCCGCTGCGTTAGCGTTATAAATTTCTGGACGATAGATTTTTTGGAATGTTTCCATTGTGCTTATCGTACTGATTAGCTCTAAATTGGTGTAATCATTTAGCAGGTCGCCAACAAAATAAAATGCTAACGGCGCTTGGCTATTTGGCGGCATAAAGTAACGCACCTGTAGGCCCATTTTTTTGAAATACTGCTCCGTTAATGACGATTCATTTGGCACATATTCGGTGCCTAACACTGGGTGCTGATTATCAGTTTGGAAGTAAGTTTTGTTATCCGAAACGCTTAAACAAATAACAGGTGGCTTGTTAAAGTTGTTTTTGTATACCTCTGAATTAATGAAACTTTTAAACAGTTTTCCGTGTAATTCGCCAAAATTTTCAGGAATACTAAACGATGGCTTGTCTTTGTTATGCTCAAGCAGTAACACGCTAAAATCATAATCGCGCACATACGAAGAAAAGTTATTACCAACAATGCCTTCAAAGCGCTGATTTGTTTCATGATCAATAATATTGGTTTTTAATACTTCAATTGACGGAAACGCCTCGCTACTACCCGCTATTTCCATATCTACCGAAATAATATCTAGCTCAACTGAGTAACGCTGGCCATTTTTGTTATCCCATTTAGCGCGCGCATTAAAGCTTGTGTTAATCATGGTTAATGCGTTGCGTAAGTTCTGTTGGCGGTTTTCACCTCGCGCCAAGTTCGCAAAGTTGGTTGTAATACGTGTGCTGTTTGATGGGTGATAGTTTTCGTCTAACGGAAAACGCTTAACAGTAAAAGTAAATTCGTTATTCATGGTGTACGTGTGTCCAATGTGTAAATTCAGTGTATTTCCATTTCACTTACTGCCGTTTTAAATCTGTATTACGGCTCACTTGCGGTGACTGAAAATAAGTTCACGTTAAAAGATGAGTAATTTATACGCGCTCAGTACCATGAAGAAAAACGGTTTTCTTTCACTTAAAACGTGAAGCATATTCATTTCTTAGAACTTCGCTTCGCACTTTTTACAACAAAAAAGCATACACCAGACAAAAGAAGTTAAGGTATCTAGACATCCAAATAGCTAAATCAAATTTACTTCATGTTGAATGTGAATATTGCTCACGGCGTAGCTGCAGTTTATCTACCTGTAATTACACATAATATTGCTATACTTTTGCGCCTTTGTTGTAGGCATAAGCGAATCTAAAAGTTTCTGCTCCAACGCCAGCGACGATAAATCAACTATAAAAACGAGGCGATGGAATGAGTGAACTAATCGAACTATTTGTTTATTGTGCAGTGTTAGGCAGTGGCGTTGGCTTTCTTGCAGGCTTACTGGGAATTGGCGGCGGCTTAGTGATAGTGCCAATTTTAAGTATGATTTTGTTGCACTTTGCCGTGCTGCCCCAAGAGCAAATTGTGATCACCGCTGTTGCCACATCCCTTGCATCGATTTTGTTTACATCAACCTCATCTGCCATTGCCCACCATAAAAATGGCAATGTGCCTTGGCAGCTCGCGCCTTGGATTATGACAGGCGTTGCCTTAGGTGCGTTACTAAGTGGCTTTATGGCTGCACTGCTACCAGAAAAGGCCGTACGTTTAGTATTCGTTATCAGCGTTGTATTTATTGCCATAAAAATGATGTTTGGTAACACTCAAACTGATGACACAGCGCGTAAGCTGCCTAATAAAGGGCTACTGACTGTGCTTACCACACTTACTGGCGGCTTATCGGCAATGATTGGTATAGGTGGTGGCGCCGTACTTGTGCCGCTACTGACATTTTTTTCAGTGAATATGAAAAAAGCGATTGGTTGCGCGTCAGCGTGTGGCATTGTAATCGCACTGTTTGGCTCGGTTGGCTATATTGTGTCGGGAAGTGAACAGCTGAGTTTATCACAAGGTTTCGCTGGCTTTGTTTATTTGCCTGCACTATTTGGCATTGTGTGTACTTCGTGGTTTACCGCCCCACTTGGCGCTAAAGCAACTCACCACTTACCCGTTAGCACCATTAAAAAGATTTTTGCCGTGCTACTGGTGATCATGGCGGCAAACATGTTGCTACGTTAAGCTTAAACACTCAGGCTATTTATTCTCGCGCAGTTAAACATTGCGCGAGCATTTCATTTATACACTCCATTCTCAAAATTACTAAAATGCCAAAAGGTGATAGAATACAGCTCGCAATGAAGTGTGCTATTGCTTAGCTTCTTAATATGCACCCTTTTCTTATTTATTCTTTTGAGAACATATTACATGAGTTTTAAAACCCTTGGTCTTAACAACGCACTTCTAACTGCAATTGCAGAGCAAGGTTACGATACGCCTTCAGCTATTCAACGTGAAGCAATTCCAACTATTTTAAAACGCCAAGATGTAATAGCCATTGCCCAAACGGGTACCGGCAAAACAGCCGGATTTGTTCTTCCGGTATTGCAGTTAATTACCGAAAAAATAACAACAAAAAATGTACAAGCGTTAATAATTACGCCAACCCGCGAGCTCGCAGCACAAGTAGCCACCAGTGTGAGCAATTACAGTGCACACTTAAATGTAAGTTCATTGGCGGTGTTCGGTGGTGTGCGAATTGAGCCGCAAATAGCCGCACTTGAGCAAGGCGTTGATGTGTTAATTGCAACGCCCGGGCGCTTGCGCGATTTACATCAACAAAACGCTGTTTGTTTTGACCAGTTACACACTCTAGTACTCGATGAAGCCGACCGCATGTTAGATTTGGGCTTTATCGATGACATAAAAAAAATCAGCGAGTTATTACCGAATAAACGCCAAACGTTAATGTTTTCAGCAACCTTTACTGATCAGATTAAAACGCTCGCAAATACCATGTTACACGAGCCACAATTGATTGAAGTTGAAGCCGCGAATACAACGGTTGATAACATTAAGCAAACGCTTTATCACGTTGATAAAAATCAAAAAAGTAATGTATTAATTCACTTATTGTCAAAACATAACTGGCAGCAAGTATTGGTGTTTAGCCGCACCAAACAAGGTGCCGATACACTCGTAACCACATTAAAAGAAGCCGGTATAAGCGCAGAATCGATTCACGCTAATCGTACACAGCACGCCCGTACTGAGGCGCTTGCGGCATTTAAAAACAACGATATAAAGGTACTTGTTGCTACCGACATTGCCGCACGTGGTATTGATATTAACCACCTACCTTGCGTTATTAACTACGATTTACCTTATGTGGCGGAAGATTATGTGCATCGCATTGGCCGCACCGGACGTGCTGGCAAAAAAGGCGTGTCTATCTCGTTATTTAGCAGCGATGAAAGCAAGCAATTGAATGCTATTGAACGCCTTATCAATCGTAAGTTTGAACAACAGGTGGTCGCTGGGTTTATACCGAGTATTCAACGTGCCGAACAATTGTGGGGCGGGCAAGGCATTAGCAAGCCTAAAAAAGGCAAAACGGCAGGTAAAAAGTCCAAAACGAATCAGTTTTATGACGATGAATATGGCAATTTTGAACCTATGCCTGATACATCAAGCAAAAAGAAATCAAATAAACGTAAGCGCCGATAAGCAACATAAACTAAACCGCCTTTAAGATGTTTACAACTCTGAAGTAGGCTTTTTAAAAGAAGCGTGACATCTAACTATTTGCTAAATATGTGATCAGATACATCACTGCATAAACGAGTGCTAATAAGGCTCTCGTTTTCTTATAATATGACTCAGCATGGATAAATAAAGATGCTGTTATCATGATTAGCTGCGTCATTGAGTCAATATTAAAGTCTGCTTCTTACAGCAAATAACAGACGTTCAATTTTGCTCTATCAAAAATTAGTGTTGGCTTTTCACCTTTGCAAAAATGCAGGTTTAAGGAGAATTAGTCACCAGCGCGCCAAAATGGCACATATTTACCAAACCATTTTCACGTTGCTCGCGTCAAAAACTACTGATAACCTTCTAAAAATATTAAATAAAACGTTTTATTAGCCTGCGAGTTTAAGATTATGGATAACGTCCTTAAATCAAAATGCGCACTAATAAACTTAATATTTCATTAATTTTAATTGTTGCTTTAGCTTTTTTAGCCGAGTTGTCCTTAACTCCGGAAACAAATATTAGAGTAGATCTTTTATTAGTAGTACCGGTTTTATTCATTCACATTGTTGTTTATTTAATTTATACGTTCAGCATCAAAAATCGCGAAAGAAACATATAACAGAACAAATATGGAAGAGGTACAAAAAGAAAAAACCTATGTATAAATTAACAATAACCCTATCCAGTTTGTTCTTTGCATTTATTATCTGGATTATTTACCTAGCCAATACAGGGCAACATAGCATTTTCTTTGAGCTTGTTCGCTTAATTCCATATGGTGATAAGGTCGGGCATCTCGGGTTATTTGGCGTGCTCACATTACTTGCTAACCTTGCGACTAAGTTTAAGGTGTTCAAGTTAGGTAAAATCAAAATATTTTGGGGCACGGCGATTGTTTTTGTATTTGTGACGTTTGAAGAATTAAGTCAGCATTTTTTACCAACAAGAACGTTAGATATATTTGATTACACCGCTGATATGCTGGGCATTTTACTATTTACTTGGCTTTCTTCCATTTTAGCGAAGAGAAACCAAACAAAATGCAACTAATGACTATGCCAAGCGCTTTGTGACTATTAAATGAATTAAAGCTTCTAATTAATAGCCTCAGTTGATTCAATACTTAATCGACTATCGCAACACAACAAAAAACCGAAGCATTGTGCTTCGGTTTTTTGAGTGAGTAGCTCAGTAGTTTTAGTCACCAAGCCGAATGACTTAGCTGAAGTGCTTAGTCTTCGTTATCCATATCAAATTCATCGTCATGATCAAAATCGTCATCTTGTTCAATGCGAGATTGTCTTACCGCTGGCTTTGCTAAAATCTCAACGTAAAACGACGTTAAGTTTTCAACTTGCGTTTGGTCAATTAGCTTATTAATTTGCGATAAGTGAATTGGCTTTGCTTCTGCTTCTGTGTTGCCAAATTGACAATCAAAATCCCAATAGTCCGCGCCAGTTGGTAGCTTTTTATTACGCTCGCGCTTAATGTATTTTTTGATTTCATGTTTAACCGCGTCAACACGTCTTGCTAACTTAATTTTTGGGTGCGTTAATTCAAATGTTTTTTTCATGATTGCCTTCAGACAGAAATATTCTGCAGTGCTTTACCTACAAAATATATGGGTGTATTTATAAAGTGCGACAAACCTGCACCTATAAACAAAGATTATGGCTTATTTTACGTTAATTTAAATGCGGTGGCATTAACTAAGCTAAATTTACACTAAAAAAGTGCCCTATTCCCAAGGCCTGAGCACTACTCAATTAACTTATTAGCGTTACGGTTTAGTCGTTTGCAATGTGTTAACGTACGCAGCGCCCGATTGCTCACCGTTATCATCGCGATTAGGCGTTGCAATAACCGCATGCTGATCAGACATTGCAACGTTCCAGCCGAATTTATCGTGAGGAGCAGCGTTTTCCGCCACTATTTTCGATGAATACTGCCATGTATCGCCCGTTTTGTTGAAAACGTAAACTGCACCGGCGTTTTCACCACTGGCATCATGGTGCATTGCGCTAACAAGTGCGGTATTACCTTGTATTGCAACGCCTCGGCCAAATCTATCATCGGCTTTT of the Pseudoalteromonas spongiae UST010723-006 genome contains:
- a CDS encoding DoxX family protein translates to MITPIIILILLTSPLLFGFIKGQVTRQVINIKEYASIGLGITFVFFAVGHIVKTHGMVEMLPPWVPLRLQLVYATGLLEFAVGIALFTTKYRELAAKLAIVIFIVFFPANIYAAFNSIGLGGHQWGPIYLLIRAPLQIILIAWAYFLCVKTHSSVTMHASANSYLEK
- a CDS encoding MDR family oxidoreductase yields the protein MKAVLIEKDEQGYRAALQELEPSFLQGGDVVVDVAYSTLNYKDALAITGKGPVVRQFPLIPGIDLVGTVVESDSEKFKTGDKVLLNGFGVGEQYHGGLAQRACVKSDWLIHLPPQITPFQAMAIGTAGYTAMLCIIALEKQGITPDSGKILVTGANGGVGSFAISLLAKLGYHVVASTGRVSEAEYLIKLGAKDVIDRNTLSEPGRPLGKSLWAGAIDSVGSHTLANVCAQMEYGGSVAACGLAQGMDFPATVAPFILRGVNLLGIDSVMRPIPDREAAWQKLAQLIDDTMLKDIVTTISLSQVVEVSNDLLAGKVQGRVVVDLTM
- a CDS encoding TetR/AcrR family transcriptional regulator translates to MTEKTSQPRKRGRPKKSERAHLDTRAELIQSGLAHFTEFGFVASGIDMILKKTGTPKGSFYYYFDSKEAFGKAVIDNYARFFAKRLDGCLLEHSVDPVTRITQFVALSKQGMVKHQFTRGCLVGNLGQEVDLLPETFRALLLAIFTEWQDKLAVCLKEAQRQGLCDKSKDPHALAEFFWVGWEGAVSRAKLAQSTKPLDSYLNHFLMLLK
- a CDS encoding methionine synthase, with the protein product MKTLLPTSTAGSLPKPSWLAEPEVLWSPWKLSGDALIDGKHDALKVSLHEQQQAGVDIVSDGEQTRQHFVTTFIEHLDGVDFENRKTVRIRNRYDASVPTVVGPVARKAPVFVEDAKFLRAQTDKPIKWALPGPMTMIDTLYDDHYKSREKLAWEFAKILNQEAKELEAAGVNIIQFDEPAFNVFFDEVNDWGIACLERAIEGLKCETAVHICYGYGIKANTDWKKTLGSEWRQYEEVFPKLQQSNIDIISLECHNSRVPIELLALIRGKKVMVGAIDVATDDIETPEEVADTLREALKYVDADKLYPSTNCGLAPLSREVARAKLNALAQGAAIVRAEVQA
- a CDS encoding DUF1852 domain-containing protein; translation: MNNEFTFTVKRFPLDENYHPSNSTRITTNFANLARGENRQQNLRNALTMINTSFNARAKWDNKNGQRYSVELDIISVDMEIAGSSEAFPSIEVLKTNIIDHETNQRFEGIVGNNFSSYVRDYDFSVLLLEHNKDKPSFSIPENFGELHGKLFKSFINSEVYKNNFNKPPVICLSVSDNKTYFQTDNQHPVLGTEYVPNESSLTEQYFKKMGLQVRYFMPPNSQAPLAFYFVGDLLNDYTNLELISTISTMETFQKIYRPEIYNANAAAGSCYQPSLKNQDHSLTQIVYDREERSQLAIKQGKFAQTHFIEPYQSLLEKWSANFAA
- a CDS encoding sulfite exporter TauE/SafE family protein codes for the protein MSELIELFVYCAVLGSGVGFLAGLLGIGGGLVIVPILSMILLHFAVLPQEQIVITAVATSLASILFTSTSSAIAHHKNGNVPWQLAPWIMTGVALGALLSGFMAALLPEKAVRLVFVISVVFIAIKMMFGNTQTDDTARKLPNKGLLTVLTTLTGGLSAMIGIGGGAVLVPLLTFFSVNMKKAIGCASACGIVIALFGSVGYIVSGSEQLSLSQGFAGFVYLPALFGIVCTSWFTAPLGAKATHHLPVSTIKKIFAVLLVIMAANMLLR
- a CDS encoding DEAD/DEAH box helicase, whose protein sequence is MSFKTLGLNNALLTAIAEQGYDTPSAIQREAIPTILKRQDVIAIAQTGTGKTAGFVLPVLQLITEKITTKNVQALIITPTRELAAQVATSVSNYSAHLNVSSLAVFGGVRIEPQIAALEQGVDVLIATPGRLRDLHQQNAVCFDQLHTLVLDEADRMLDLGFIDDIKKISELLPNKRQTLMFSATFTDQIKTLANTMLHEPQLIEVEAANTTVDNIKQTLYHVDKNQKSNVLIHLLSKHNWQQVLVFSRTKQGADTLVTTLKEAGISAESIHANRTQHARTEALAAFKNNDIKVLVATDIAARGIDINHLPCVINYDLPYVAEDYVHRIGRTGRAGKKGVSISLFSSDESKQLNAIERLINRKFEQQVVAGFIPSIQRAEQLWGGQGISKPKKGKTAGKKSKTNQFYDDEYGNFEPMPDTSSKKKSNKRKRR
- a CDS encoding VanZ family protein — translated: MYKLTITLSSLFFAFIIWIIYLANTGQHSIFFELVRLIPYGDKVGHLGLFGVLTLLANLATKFKVFKLGKIKIFWGTAIVFVFVTFEELSQHFLPTRTLDIFDYTADMLGILLFTWLSSILAKRNQTKCN
- a CDS encoding DUF6172 family protein gives rise to the protein MKKTFELTHPKIKLARRVDAVKHEIKKYIKRERNKKLPTGADYWDFDCQFGNTEAEAKPIHLSQINKLIDQTQVENLTSFYVEILAKPAVRQSRIEQDDDFDHDDEFDMDNED